A window from Flavobacterium gyeonganense encodes these proteins:
- a CDS encoding glycoside hydrolase family 16 protein, giving the protein MKKLSLLSLAMTYLIGFASCSDNTAPLSESQLTNVNANKSTGKVASAPWVKQFEDTFNVGSNLSQWTKEQRTDYNSPYCDYNSSVPTTQWRDGKQCLEIKTTKLSTSKYRSGFISSNYQYKPENNTEYMLSANIKLVAMDGGTYKSFTETYGAWPAFWTVQGNGWPTKGEIDIMEGYSFAPNTSRFASNLFYGTAVGTNLLGNSAERNYPGSFNINANNGWHLYESFWKMKDNVVTVTIKVDNITVATYTNSGTAKLNLNNFGPHSIVFNMNVGSKDSSFIDPNKINLFSTVMMWVDDVTVYKRPI; this is encoded by the coding sequence ATGAAAAAGTTAAGTTTATTATCCTTGGCAATGACATACCTAATAGGATTTGCATCCTGTTCAGATAATACCGCTCCTTTATCAGAAAGCCAGTTAACAAATGTAAATGCAAATAAAAGCACAGGTAAAGTTGCTTCTGCACCGTGGGTAAAACAATTTGAAGATACTTTTAATGTAGGCTCAAATCTGTCACAATGGACGAAAGAACAACGTACTGATTATAATTCGCCTTATTGTGATTATAATAGTTCGGTACCTACAACTCAATGGAGAGACGGAAAGCAGTGTTTAGAAATCAAGACTACTAAATTGAGTACCAGCAAGTATCGATCTGGCTTTATTAGTTCTAATTATCAGTATAAACCTGAAAATAATACAGAGTATATGCTTTCTGCGAATATTAAATTGGTGGCAATGGATGGCGGAACTTATAAATCTTTTACAGAGACTTATGGTGCCTGGCCTGCTTTCTGGACTGTACAAGGGAACGGATGGCCAACCAAAGGTGAAATCGATATTATGGAAGGCTATTCTTTTGCACCAAATACCAGTCGTTTTGCTTCAAATCTTTTTTATGGAACAGCTGTCGGAACAAACTTATTAGGAAATTCAGCTGAAAGAAATTATCCCGGTAGTTTTAACATTAATGCAAACAATGGATGGCACTTATATGAATCCTTTTGGAAAATGAAAGACAATGTTGTAACAGTAACTATAAAGGTTGACAACATTACAGTTGCCACATATACCAACAGTGGTACAGCTAAACTCAATTTGAATAATTTTGGGCCGCATTCAATTGTTTTTAACATGAATGTAGGTTCAAAAGATTCTAGCTTTATAGATCCGAATAAAATTAACTTATTTTCGACTGTAATGATGTGGGTAGACGATGTAACCGTTTACAAAAGACCAATCTAA